cagactggttggggttctggaggttgttctgtgagagatacacagacagttgtagacaatgcgttcaagaatttttgaaagaaacgagagaagtgataccggtctgtagttactgatatctgatggatccagagcaggtttctttaggatgggaataacccttgctctcttgaaagtagttggtacctgaccagatgctatggatctattgatgatagtggtaatgaagggcagaaggtcttgggagatggtctggagcatagtgggagtggatccaatgggcaggtggtaggattgcgggactggatgagttgtaaaatctcttctgctgctacagttgagaaatgtgacaacgaaggtgtaggggaatccttgtgaaggtccggcagatttcttcaatcttctcctggtagaaagaagcaaagtcttctgcagtcagggaggacgAAGGAGgaggagccggggggttgagcagagaagagatgatgatgttgaatttctgagggtcatgtgaggaagcttcaagcttttccttgtagaaggaagtcttggcagaagtcacatctgaggagaacttggcaatgagtgttcggtaagattcaagatctgcatcaagttgtgatttcttccactttctcttgGATgatcttcgattgttgcgcagcacatctgaaagccaaggagcagaacaagaagttttcttagtggacatagggcagaggaagtccatagttaaggaaagagatgaaaggaaagtatctgtggatgagtccaagggtagtgaggaaaaatgacttaggatcaggaagggaagaaagagtgccagaagctacagaagaaggggatacagagtgaaggttgcggcgggtaagaggtagttttaggtagggtagggggagtgatggtgaaggatatcaggtgatgatcggagatgtgtagtggggtagcagtcacgtctgtagctggagaaggacgggtgaaaaccatgTCCAGGatattgcctcctttgtgtgtggggatgtagctgttgagtgctAGGgcgaatgagtcgagaagagtcaggagggaagaagattgaagcttgtcagaggataggttgaagtcaccaagcaccgTCAGAGAggagctatcggaagggaaaacactaagcagtgtgaccatttcttccaggaagtcatctaggggaccaggagggtggtaaacaacaatgataacaaggttgattggagaggtaactgaaatggcatggaattcaaaagaggagaggGTTAAATGAGacgagaggtgtaaagcaccatttctttgacaacaataaacTTGTACCAAAACCCCTgtctgtttctcgtggtgagtgagagagaaggcatatgcagaggataaagcagctggcatagcagtgttctgtggggatatccaggtttctgttagtgcaagaaaatcaaaaggagtaatgggaagttaaagcagaaataaaatcagctttctttacagcagactggcaattccagagcccacctaccaccactgtttgagacttacacaacagaggagggtagatgaggttgctgggattgtgacctctgctctgtagacGAGAGCATCTGCGacagtaggaattgagtacagagatgggtttgaggcacatatttgcagtcaaccaaaagtgagaattaaggtatataatatatcaaaacagtgCTAGACACTTATGTTACAATGTGAGATAGAAAGCTACTTACAaaccctgcccacaattcacaccttaagggagactgaaactactcctgattaatcagctgagagaacaacaaagaccaacactatgaagacaatatattcaaatgtggagagttaaagcacactcacatactctcacaTACTGCAAGAACCACAGAGATACAATGTCGGTCTTggatgaatttatttgtataaatacaGGTATTGCTAGTATTCAGTCCAGCAAACCTCTCAATGGGAATAATTTAATGTTCtataaagtttttaaataaaacacagaaggCTCACTATGATTGCATTTTCAAAGAAAATTCCTTTGGCCCATGTCTAGAAAGGATTTCAGCATTTccaagaagaaataaaaacaaaagaacactTGGTGTTAAGTTAGTTATGGAATCTTAAATTCAATACAAGGAACAAGAATGTATTTACATTCTGTAAAAACTAAACATATTAAAACTCTATGCACCAAAATGTCagattttgtgatgtaaaaaaatgaaaccataataaataaaaagataaagaaaccTCCAATCACCTGGTTGCATAAGTGTAGTGTATACACCCTTTTATATGACTATGCTCAGAATAACAGATGTCTCTGTGATCCAGAATAGCCCCAAATAAAgttcaattgaatttaaatgtatatatatatttatatcctaCAGAAACAATTAAACTTTATTTGGTAAACACCTTGGCTTCtaaagcatgtacagtatatcttatTGTCAAAATGTATTGATAAGGGGTAAAGAGGGATATAACAGAATGTCTTCATTAACAATAATCCAACCataattttaacaaattttaCCTTTctccaaaacatacacacaatcaactACAAAGTATGTTATGCTCTGATGAAACCATAATAGAACCTTTTGGGGAATAACTCTAAAAGGAGTTATAGATTCCTTTTAGTTTATCAACTAAAGAATATCATCCAcatggtgaagcatggtggtggcagcattgtcctacagtgctgtttttttttccaacttaGGTTAGTGTTCTAGTCAAGATAGAGGAAATCATGTATAGAGCCAAATGCTAATACAAAAACCAGCACAAAATCTACAAGCCTCCATTTCAATAGCAGCATAATATTGCACGATCTGGAGTACGTCAAAAAGACTGAGCACTGTTTTACTAGTAAAACATGCTTTAATCATAACAGTTTCCccaataaaaatgtttctatttgtttttcatataaACTTGGCTGTTATATAACAATAACATCTAAAGGTGGGTAAAATATCTGATATtatttatcttggtttcatttttttttttacatcacaaaaacttGCCATTTTAATAGGGATGTGTAGACTTTCTATCCACCGTATTCCTGTAAGTTCagcaaattacattaaaaatgttcaagGAAATGAGGCACTTTTAAACAAGAGTGGGTAAAACTGGTTCAATGGACATTTTTGGATAATAATACTATTTGAGCTGTACCTTCAGAACCATGGTGTTGAACAACTAATGATACAACTGTGATCTATTGAAACACTTGCCAGTGCTCTTGTTGAAGGGAACAACCACAGGCACATATAGCACATGTAAAAATATTCTTAATGATTCAGATCCACTAAATTATTTTGCCTTCTCAGGGCAAGCATGGTCATTTACATATACAGTTAACCAAAACTGTGCCAGTGGACATCACACAAGACATCTGACTTTTTTGAAACAGGAAATGCAATCTAATCAATCTGAATATAGTAAATCTAGGCCTGGAAAAGAGGATTATTTAGCTGTACATAACAAAAATACTCAATGGAGTCTTGAATAAACATAAGTGGATGCAATAGTGAAGATTAATTGGACCAGGGCAATGTCTACAGGTTTGTAAATGTCGATCCAGCATTGTTTTCAATTGTTCATGCTGTTCTTTTTTGGGATTTTATTTACATAGgacaaaactgaacaaaaaataaagtgcaagAAGTAACGTACAGTACAATAAGTGGCATGCAAAATTTggggggcaaaaaaaaaacaacaaaaaaacaaaattataaaaggCCAACACAGGTATAAAAAGCATACTgtgcaaaaaaatcaaatacCGACAGAATGATTAAGAGAAGAAGCGTTTGCCCAGCTTTGGTTTGCCACGTAAACAAAACCAGTAAAGCTTATCATGAACACTAGAATACAATTATGACTTGCATTCATTAAAGGATGAAACAGGTTTAGACAGAATTCATCAGGAGGATGAGCCAGAGAGCTCATTGGGGGTTGTAGGGGAAGGGATTGTAGTGGCCAGATTATAAGTAGAGTTTTGTGGGGAGGCCATTGTGGACTGCAGGTTAGAAAAACTAGTTTTGGGGATTGTTTGTGGTGAGGATGCAGCTGTGGTTGGTGAATCCAAGCTGACTTCATCACCTTCCTCTGAGTCCCACACCTCACTCTGAAGGTAATCAGCAAACAGGGCCTTGGCACGCTGAAGAATTCGACCAAGGTTGTGCTTGCGGACCAAGCGATCAAAATGCATGGCCAGTTCATTATAATCCAAACTATTTTTAATGATATGGTCACGATGCTCCAGCAGGATGGAGAGGCACAAGAACAACATGAAAGGATTTCCCTTCCCAAACTcttgaggaggaggaagggaaCAGGGTTTAATACCACTAGCATCAGGTTTGCCTGTAGTTGGAGTGTTTGGACCAGTTCCTGAAAGTTTGCATGGGGATGAAAGGTTGCTGGAGAATGGTTTCGGTAGCGAGGGAGATTTAGCAAAAGACAAAACAGGGGAAGAAAGCAGTGAGCGATTGTTGCCCAGGGATGGAGAGGAAAGTGCAGACTTCCCTGTGGGGGTTGATGGTGAGTGCACGCCAGTTCCATTAGACACAGCAGTTGAAGACACAAATCTCCCCAAAGCTTTATCAGGAGATAAAGCACAACCCGCAGTAAATGAAGTGGAGACCGACTTTGATCCTGGAACATCAGGACACACTGCTCTCCAGCTAGATACTGAAGGAGATGTTGCAGCAAGCTGAGAGCCATTTTTCCAGTTCAGTAAGCTTAGAGGAAGTGGAGAAACTGTTTGCCCACTTGAAGAGTTTTTCTCTTCAGTTTGATTCTCGCTTATCAAAGGCTGCCTCTCTCCAGGGTCGTCTTCACTATCCTCTGTTGACTGACGGACTGAGAGAGGTAATGAGTGTTTAGACTGAAACTTCATTGAAGATACTGTGGGATCAGTTGATTCATTTTCGTTAGCTTCAAAACTGTCCTCGTTTCGTGCACTGTAGTACTTAAATTCTCCAAAACTGGACTGCTTCTCAAAAGGAGGTGCTTGTGCAGGACCTTCAGTTTTTACTGCACAATTCAGAACATAAACTTCTTTCTCCTCTCCAGCAGAAGGTttctcttccttcctccctGACTCTAAGCCGAGACTGTGTGCACCGTCTGCCTCTTCTCGGGACGGCCTCAACATGTGTCGCCGCCgctgttctgtctgttctttttcCAGCTTTTCATTCTCTGAGTTTGGGCAGCT
The genomic region above belongs to Tachysurus vachellii isolate PV-2020 chromosome 11, HZAU_Pvac_v1, whole genome shotgun sequence and contains:
- the tbc1d25 gene encoding TBC1 domain family member 25 isoform X3, whose product is MGAEVYLSLMSDWDLDAAFVSAAKPYLQLKMDIKPSEDSPVLEDWDIISPKDVIGSDQLQGEKRSLTSTALPFTQSLLSQVTDDVLHPVSQLFYQPVSAAFSQMGRTLSKVQQALSWSYGEEVKPFKPPLSDAEFHSYLNSQGQLTRPEELRLRIYHGGVEPSLRKVVWRYLLNVYPDGLTGQERMDYMKRKTREYDQLKSEWASRVSPEDLEFIRGNVLKDVLRTDRAHPYYAGSEDSPHLTALTDLLTTFAITHPQVSYCQGMSDIASPILAVMDNEAHAFICFCGIMKRLEGNFHSDGQLMSIKFQHLKLLLQYSDPEFYTYLVSKGADDLFFCYRWLLLELKREFAFDDALRMLEVTWSSLPPDPPETEVELIGPLLEADESPIHDSSCPNSENEKLEKEQTEQRRRHMLRPSREEADGAHSLGLESGRKEEKPSAGEEKEVYVLNCAVKTEGPAQAPPFEKQSSFGEFKYYSARNEDSFEANENESTDPTVSSMKFQSKHSLPLSVRQSTEDSEDDPGERQPLISENQTEEKNSSSGQTVSPLPLSLLNWKNGSQLAATSPSVSSWRAVCPDVPGSKSVSTSFTAGCALSPDKALGRFVSSTAVSNGTGVHSPSTPTGKSALSSPSLGNNRSLLSSPVLSFAKSPSLPKPFSSNLSSPCKLSGTGPNTPTTGKPDASGIKPCSLPPPQEFGKGNPFMLFLCLSILLEHRDHIIKNSLDYNELAMHFDRLVRKHNLGRILQRAKALFADYLQSEVWDSEEGDEVSLDSPTTAASSPQTIPKTSFSNLQSTMASPQNSTYNLATTIPSPTTPNELSGSSS
- the tbc1d25 gene encoding TBC1 domain family member 25 isoform X2, translated to MSAEEEERGVVRVKVKKYEGEQPVEFRSFAVDPQITSLEVLQHILIRAFELNGRRNFGISYLSRDRMGAEVYLSLMSDWDLDAAFVSAAKPYLQLKMDIKPSEDSPVLEDWDIISPKDVIGSDQLQGEKRSLTSTALPFTQSLLSQMGRTLSKVQQALSWSYGEEVKPFKPPLSDAEFHSYLNSQGQLTRPEELRLRIYHGGVEPSLRKVVWRYLLNVYPDGLTGQERMDYMKRKTREYDQLKSEWASRVSPEDLEFIRGNVLKDVLRTDRAHPYYAGSEDSPHLTALTDLLTTFAITHPQVSYCQGMSDIASPILAVMDNEAHAFICFCGIMKRLEGNFHSDGQLMSIKFQHLKLLLQYSDPEFYTYLVSKGADDLFFCYRWLLLELKREFAFDDALRMLEVTWSSLPPDPPETEVELIGPLLEADESPIHDSSCPNSENEKLEKEQTEQRRRHMLRPSREEADGAHSLGLESGRKEEKPSAGEEKEVYVLNCAVKTEGPAQAPPFEKQSSFGEFKYYSARNEDSFEANENESTDPTVSSMKFQSKHSLPLSVRQSTEDSEDDPGERQPLISENQTEEKNSSSGQTVSPLPLSLLNWKNGSQLAATSPSVSSWRAVCPDVPGSKSVSTSFTAGCALSPDKALGRFVSSTAVSNGTGVHSPSTPTGKSALSSPSLGNNRSLLSSPVLSFAKSPSLPKPFSSNLSSPCKLSGTGPNTPTTGKPDASGIKPCSLPPPQEFGKGNPFMLFLCLSILLEHRDHIIKNSLDYNELAMHFDRLVRKHNLGRILQRAKALFADYLQSEVWDSEEGDEVSLDSPTTAASSPQTIPKTSFSNLQSTMASPQNSTYNLATTIPSPTTPNELSGSSS